From a region of the Candidatus Binatus sp. genome:
- a CDS encoding DUF302 domain-containing protein: MNLKHEGEPMLVKLSTDKTVSETAVALQAAVQANHFGVMQVHNLKETMAKKGVEFPRECLIFEVCQPQQAKKVLEQNMSVSTALPCRISIYQEGGKTILVTLKPTTLLAMFHAPELERVAQEVEDTIVKIMKEAASD, translated from the coding sequence ATGAACCTTAAGCATGAAGGAGAGCCTATGCTGGTCAAATTATCCACTGACAAAACCGTGAGTGAAACTGCGGTTGCCTTGCAGGCTGCGGTCCAGGCCAATCACTTTGGCGTCATGCAGGTTCACAACCTCAAAGAGACCATGGCGAAGAAGGGCGTGGAGTTCCCCCGTGAATGTCTGATCTTCGAGGTCTGTCAGCCGCAACAAGCGAAGAAAGTCCTCGAGCAAAACATGAGCGTCTCGACCGCACTGCCATGCCGGATATCCATTTACCAGGAGGGCGGCAAAACCATTCTGGTTACTTTGAAGCCAACCACTCTTCTGGCGATGTTCCACGCGCCGGAACTTGAACGAGTAGCGCAGGAAGTGGAAGACACGATTGTTAAAATCATGAAGGAAGCGGCATCAGATTGA
- a CDS encoding cytochrome c encodes MNRLIAIVGAGAIIACAFAPARAADMAAARQNYNTFCASCHGSSGEGDGPAAAALSTHPANFSDCAMMSKMSDDTLFNMIKNGGAAMGRSKDMPAWRLGFDDGEIHDLAAFLMTFCKK; translated from the coding sequence GTGAATCGACTCATCGCGATCGTTGGTGCGGGCGCAATCATCGCCTGCGCGTTTGCGCCTGCGCGCGCGGCCGACATGGCTGCCGCCAGGCAAAACTACAATACATTTTGCGCTAGCTGTCACGGCAGCAGCGGCGAGGGCGATGGTCCTGCCGCGGCGGCACTTAGTACCCACCCCGCCAATTTCTCGGATTGCGCCATGATGAGCAAGATGTCCGACGATACATTGTTCAACATGATCAAGAACGGCGGCGCCGCCATGGGTCGCAGCAAAGACATGCCGGCGTGGAGGTTGGGCTTCGATGACGGCGAGATTCACGACCTTGCCGCCTTCCTAATGACCTTCTGCAAGAAGTAG
- a CDS encoding YHS domain-containing protein: MKNATAKDPVCGMNIETATAVGRTEYKGQTYYFCGSKCKEKFDRSSEQYLGKSAAAPKSSGCCS, from the coding sequence ATGAAGAACGCGACTGCGAAAGATCCCGTATGCGGCATGAACATAGAAACGGCTACCGCCGTTGGACGAACCGAGTACAAAGGGCAGACCTATTACTTCTGCGGCTCCAAGTGCAAAGAGAAGTTCGATCGTAGTTCGGAGCAATACCTGGGCAAGTCTGCAGCAGCGCCGAAGAGCAGCGGCTGCTGCAGTTAA